The window gggcagcagatcagggctcacgaagtcaagatgcagcgagtcctgaagctccactcagcagccatcaccgcctttgctcggtccgttgggaatgaagacctaaccataccccagcaggatgctctcgcactgatgtgcagcaccacctatgagctcaatagcctacggcgggacaacatcaggcctgccctcaacccaacatacgcaggcctctgcaaagctccagcgcccgaacaagcggcgctgctatttggtgcagatctggccaaaagactgaaggagttggaagaggcggccaaaccagtaggcctcatgagggcagggccaggaccgagcagggtgaagacacccagttggcagcatgcctcggcagccaccagcaggtaccgagctggtgaaagcctggtgaccgcctcccactacccccagagctcttttttagagcggggcccagggcggagccgtgggaagatgcgccgccccaccgcagcaccaacacggacaaccttgggccaaacctaccgaaaacggccccacaaataaacatggaggtaggtgggtctggttcctgtcaacatacacagacaaagggtgttgtattaacaggaggacgtttgaggttcttcaagcatgtttggtgctcccttactaacaataagtttatactcaacagtattagtggatacaaaattgaattcaaaccaggcatagaaccgccagttcagcacatgccccaaagggtattccttccctcagcagttgagaaggtagaaggacaagctgaacttgatcggctcgtggctaaaggcatcatagaaatgaccacacacgagccgcaagaatttgtatcaaatatttttctcaaatccaaaaaagatggtggatgtcgcattattattgatctgacgtcacttaatcagtctgttgagtatcaacatttcaaaatggagacatttgtcactgccagacaactgatctccaagggatactacatggcaagcatagatatcaaagatgcttactatttggtacccattcataaagattattataaatatctgaaatttatctggatgggccagctatggcagtaccgagccttgcccaatggtttaacgacagctcccagactatttacaaaaattctcaaagtggccatgaaaaaattgagagaactaaaacatttagtcgtggcctatctggacgatgttctcatattagggagaacaagggaacaagctgtcgcaggagttttagccactaaacaactccttgaaactttgggattcatccttcacccagataaatcaatattggagcctactactaacatggattacctaggcttcactattgacactattcacatgactgtcactctgcccagagacaaaaaagtttcactcatcgaagcttgtaaccatttaattgctacaccgcaacctaggatacggcatgtagccagagttattggctctatagtagcagcattcccggctgcccaacatgggcccttgcattatcaaaatttacaaagagcaaggactcatgcattacgccttaatagggggcattatgatcgcaaaatggaattacccgctgaagccaaatcagaacttcagtggtgggttgataatatttggcacagtcacagtcctatcgccgtaaccaatcctaacataaccattgcaacggatgccagtgctttaggctggggagctactaactccatagacagcacaggtggcagatggactaactcagaggcatcgctactacaatcactgggcattaacttcttggaaatgctcgccgccttttatgggctaaaagcatatgcatctgatatgcggcacgtgcatgttaggattatgatcgacaacactacggcggtatcttatatccagcacatgggtggcataaaatcagtatcatgcgacaaattaactgctataatctggcaatggtgtgtcgagagacatatttggctatcagctgcctatttaccaggcaagctaaatttagtggcggacaccaggtcacgaaaattcaacgacaacatcgaatggatgttggacccaaaattatttgctaaaattgtcaagcaatatggtacgccagatatagatttttgtttgcgtctaggttaaatcacaactacccatgtatgtggcttgggaaccagacccagaggcagcagcggtagatgccttcacgctggattggggaaatttctttttctatactttccctcccttctgcctcatcagtcgggtactccagaaaattcaggcagactcagcctctggcattctggtcgtgcccgactggcctacccaaccatggttcccaatgttccacgacatggtggtagagacacctatggtccttcataaccacccccaattattgactcacccggtaactggcattagccatccatgccaccaaaaattgaacctcctggtttccagattttgaacagaccttaccggggattggggttatcagagagaacaatcaccaccatgtcggcatccctgcgagtttccaccaaaaaacagtacctgacctacatcaggaaatgggaacagtactgtctggaagcagggacatcctacaagacggcttcgatctcggatgtgctggagttcctggcccacctgcaccatgacctcaagatgagctacagtgccatcaatacagctcggagcgcactgtccgcatacctcatgccgataggacagcatagtgtgggatcccaccctctggtcatcaaactccttaaggggatctttaacaccaaaccccctacacctagatacacccatatgtgggatgtgagtgtagttctgacacaccttcgaggttggccaccggtgggatccctgagcctggaacagtccacttataagacccttatgctcatggcgcttgtctcagctcaaagggttcagtcgctccatcagctaaatctgaactacatggtgaccaccccagataccattactttcaccatgccggggttggtaaaacaaagcagaccaggtacatccaactccccgttgatcttccgggcataccctccagaacctaggctgtgtgtggtgacccaccttcatcattatttagacactacccaaactattagagggagagaaaaagccttatgggttagccacaaaaagccttttggacgggttaccagccagactttatccagatggttgaaacaggtccttaacatggcagggattaacacagatgtttttaaatcccattcaaccagggcagcgtccacctcagcggcggataggatgcaggttcccctagaccacatcctcagagcagcgggatggtcaagggaatcgacattccaaaaattctacaggaaaccgctgatggaacaggacgtctttgcggaaagcattttagaaaccgcaaagttatgatttaaaagcccaggggagctatttttgttgtagttaataaacatttcttttataactaaacaaacttgttggtctttagataccacttcctccctcgatgatctttcggcagtgagtgatataactgttacacggtttgaaatcacagacctttgaagtcttcacgtagtcactcacgtgactccgaagtaaaatagtaagattaaacgagtacttaccagtacgaagtttgatctgtattttatgaggagttacgatgagggattacgtgccctccgctcccaccctcattatatagatcaaattcggactgatGTCTCGttcgtctttactatctttacttcaactagtgtctatctgtgattccacaccgctgcttggaagtatgccgcgcctgcgcgctgggtgggttcttcacgtaatccctcatcgtaactcctcataaaatacagatcaaacttcgtactggtaagtactcgttcaatcttactattaaataaaataccagagcaaatggaggctacagatttttggctgttgagtagagctactactcgtggaaaaaaaaaaaaaagctgtttttatgtctggctgtggtgactTTGaccgtccggagtcgccttccagagggaagtgattcaaagagtttgtggccagtgtAGGAGGGGTCagtgatgatcttacccgctcgcttcctggcccttgcagtgtacagatcgtcaatggagggaaggttgcagccaataaccttctcagctgatcgaacgattcactgcagcctccaggtgtcgtgcttggtggctgagccaaaccagaccatgatagagaaggtgaggacagactttacgatagcagtatagaattggaccatcattgcctgtggcagattgcgtttcctcagctgccgcaggaagtacatcctctgttgggcctttttagGCCATTATGTTAAAGGACTATCTGAAAAAGTGTTTATGTCATCAAACTCTTGGGAGAGGCTCATGATacgataggactttatttatcccaggagggaaattgatctgccaacattcataaaGCACAAgagacatgaaacatgaaattaaagtgacgagtggaaaggattggggatgtgcaaagatttggggggggggggggggggtggagtggaggggagtcaGTGTAGCATAAGAATAGCACACAGCTATTCTTGTGAGTGGCTGAAAGACTCTTGCACCTCATCCGAGTGGCTGCAAAATTCCCTTGGACATTGATGAGATAATCCTGTGATAACCAGCCCAACCCCTCTCCCATGATATCAGGTATCAGTGAGTGCCTGCTACCTCGTGGCTTAGGGGTTCCCTACACTTGGAGCCCTTTTGTGCTGATGTTGGCAGGTCAGCTGTAAAATCTGGGCCAACAAGTTGCATAGCAGAATGAAACAATTTCATGCTTCATCTACCTTAAATGCCGTATTCTTTGTTAAAGGGCAAATTCAATCAGATTGGAGACAGAGGCAGCCAAGAAATGGGTCAACAAATGGGGCTTCCTGGTGACCCAGCGCGACCAGGTAATCCCAACTATAATCACCAGCAATGGAAGGGAATGGCCTGTAAAATGGGGCAGAGTGGAGGAAACTGTGGAGCCACAGCATTTGACCTCACTTCCTATGCCGTGTAAACAGTTTGCTGTTTGGAACTTTCAAAGTTGCCAGATTTATTCAGTCCCGGACGTATTTCAGCCTGCCCATTCAGAGCACAGTCTTAGTCATAAGGTCATTCTAGGAgcagggccatttggcccatcacatctactccgccattcaatcatggctgatctatctttccctctcaacagcgCTCCCTTtgctccgccttaaaaatatccattgacggcctccacagccgtctgtagcaatgaattccacagattcaccaccctctgattaaagaaattccttcccatctcctttctaaaggcatgttcttttattctgaagctatggcctgtggtcctagaacgctcccactagtggaaacatattgTCCAtatccactcgatccaggcctaTGTGATCCCATTCACCACCTTGCACTAAAGTGGAGGGAGGTATCCCAGGTTGGGCCAGGGTTCAGGAAACTGTGGATCAGGAGGGAAAGGAGGTGACAAGGCTCCAGAAGGCTCTCTGGCATCAGGAAGAAGCTGCAAGAGGAACATCCCATTAGATCCACAAACCACagactaatgtgtaggaaggaactgcaggtgctggtataaactgaagatagacacaaaaagctggagtaactcagtgggacaggcagcatctctggagagaaggactgggtgatgtttcaggtcgagacccttcttcagactgaagaagtctgagtctgaagaagggtctcaacccgaaacgtcacccattccttttctccagagatgctgcctaacccgctgagttactccagcattttgtgtctaaccacagACTAATGCTGCCTGCCATGAAGAACCCccaagaattggctgaaatggtGCATCGAGGAATTTCCATCAGATAGTTTAAAAAAGGCCATTCTTGACAAATCCTGTGAAATCACGACATGAAATGTTGTTGAGAAGCATTTCTCAAACGTGCATAATCTgaataatggccctgtcccactgtacgagttcattcaagagctctcccgagtttaaaaaaaaaaatcaaactcgtggtaagcacgtagaacgaacgcaacgggtacgtcggagctcggggtcgtctcttagcggctcgtaacgctaacggcaggtactcgggaagactcgctagcggcaggtaagctcgggaacactcgtgaagatttttcaacatgttgaaaaatgtccacgagagccccgagtaccgacgagtggccatgaccgtaaatctccaagttcgaatcaggcgaaacttgggagaactcctgaatgaactcgtaccgtgggacagggctttaagagtgTCAAAAATTCTATAATTATGAATGATAGGTGTTTCCTCAGCAGGGATTTAAGAGATACCCAAGACGTAGTACAGTGGGACAGCGTGTAAGCCACTAACTTCTAaccctgggtggagtttgcatgttctccctgtgaccgcgtgtattTCATACAggtgtcctggtttcctcccacatcccaaagaggcgcTGGATATcaggttaattagctgctgtaaatgatctctagtgtgtagaaaggggtagaatctggggagcgatgatgggaatgtgggaaggaaCAAAAATGTCCCACCGTACAAGGTAATATAGTGTGGTTGATGGTAGGTATGTATTCGGTGATCTGAATGGCGTGTTGCCATGCTGTAACTCTCAATGGTTCTATCACATGAGTTATCAGGATCTCGATGGACAGTGGAGCagatgaagggctgaatggcccctgTGTGCTCCCTCGCAAGCATGGAAATGTACCATATTCCTCTGCATTTCTCAGTCCATCTTGTGCAAGCCCAGGTCCATCCTTTCCACCCTGACCTCCAAGCACAGGCAGCAGCTGAGATTTAACCATCGGAGTTTGAACCTGCCCCAGCCAAGTTACCACAGCATCCTTGCTGTCAAAGCCAATCCTTTGACCTCAGCTGGAAAGTGAAGACGTGCTTAGACAACCTGCTAACATTCTCCCTAAGGGTAactgagtcaaagtcaaagctggATGGGGAATGAGAAGCCCATTACAATAAGAGCCGTTTCATTTCTTTCAGATTAAGGCTGAGCAGGAGAAGCTGAGAAATAAATGCAGACTGCTTACTCCCGAACACCTGAAGGTTCGGCCAGCGTCCCCAATCAGCAAGTACATCAAGGTTGGAGTGCCTTTCATTCTGTTGAATTCCAGTTAAACAAGATCCCATGTTACCTGGCACACACCGTGCTTCTGTACAAATCTCTCAATCCCACTCAGATCATGGCCTTCTCACCTTCACCCCCCCATTAAGGATCGTTCTTTCCTGGTTGTTAGAACATAATTATGGAGCTCCTTGGGAACATCTTCCCCTTGCGGAGGTCCAACAAGGGGAGTGAGTACATTCCCACAAAGGGGAGACAGAAATGAACGGAACAGGCCAGTTCAGCAAAGCCAAGATCATGAAGATTTGCAGGGGCACATTGATCGTTCCCATGGGAAAAACAGTTCAGGGCCCAGCTCTGGTTGGGTGTTATACTCAACAACCCAATCTATGAAGGGACATATACCATACTCCATCTTTACTATCTTATCTACCTATATTGTCGTTTTCAGCAAGCTCTGGAGTTGTACATCCCTCTGTACAACGTTCCTTAGGATCCTAACATTTCTTGTATAACTtgctcttacatttgacctcccaaattgcaacacttcacacttgtccGCAattaactccatctgtcatttctctgcccaAATTTCAAACTGATCGATATCCTCCTCAATCCCTTTGCCACTTCCTCACTCTCCACAACAACTTTATCGTCATCTATCAAAATACTAATCAGCTCACTTACATTTCTATCCAAATATATTACATCTATATATTACAAACATATTtaaagcagcatcaatggataaTTGACCCAGGATGCTAACCGttctgttctccacaaatgctgagtatccccagaggggaaggggggtagagTGGAGGTGTGGGGAGAAAAGAGGAAAGGGAGGTTCTGTGTTAGAATGGAGGGCAGGAGAAATTAAATGAcaaatatagatggtgatgcaAGGCAAGAGGCAGCAGTAATAGGCAAACAAACAAAGGACATGTCTGGGGGATGTAAATGGAAAAGAAGAATTCACAGAAGAACAGAATAATCTTCACCTGGTTTGATGCTTATACAGGTACGGTTAAAGATGTAACGTTTACAGGAATGAGGGTCTGATGTAGCCTTCCTTGTTCAACATTACGTCCAGATCCTGACCACACTGCGATGTttttagcaaagatcctatagcagagctatataGCAGAGCTATATAGCAGAGCTATATAGCAGAGCTATATAGCAGAGCTATATAGCAGAGCTATATAGCAGAGCTATATAGCAGAGCTATATAGCAGAGAGctatataggatctttggtttttagTATTCTCATTCACACCTGCTCCAGACCCATTGTTTTCTGTCCTAACACCATCTCATTCACCTCCCCCCTTCACCAATGCGCCATTGTCACCATGGTCATGTTATTTCTCCTGCCTATTGCCGACCAACTTTCCCTTTTAGTCttccccacaccacacccacttCCCCAGCTCTCTACATACAAGTCCTCGGCGTGACATGTTACAGTTCTTTCTTTCGTCATAAATACTGCCAAACctgttgagcatttccagcatttactatTAGAGTCATAGGAGCCATTCACAGCGTGGAGACAGACCCTTTGGAcgcaacatgccccttctacactagtcccacctgcctgggtttggcccatatccctctaaacaaacccggacttccatctgtatatatgtatatagcgccacagaattgtgcccctatccccccccccccccccccttctccattctgtttttgtttttttctgtttcttgttttttgtactaaattatatgtatgcactgagtacgagcagcttttaatttcattgtacatgtatagtgacaataaatggcatatctatatctatatctatctagctatccatgtacctgtctaaatgtttcttaaacgttgcgattgtacctgcaAACTGCTTGATTGTATTTCCACCTTCCAGTATTATATTCACCCCATCTCCACCATTATTTAGTTATATATGTTTCGTTGCaaatctgtatgtgtgtgtgtgtgtttgcttcTGTAGGTGGGGCCGTCTCCCGCTGTTCCACAGACAACGCAAGGTCTCATTGGCTGGAGGTCAGCGGTGCCAGGACTGGAGCTGGAGCGATATGGAAGCCCCCGGCGAGGAAAATGGAGCTTTCTCCATCAGATGAAGTGGCCAGAAGACAGCATCGAGTAACTGATCACTTCACCGCGAGTCCGCTGGTCTTCACAATGATGCTGAAGACTGCTGCTTTTAATTTCAGTGTAGTCGCTACTCCTGGTTGTCCACGCGGTTTTTAAAGTTGTATATTAATTGGAAATACCGTTCCTTCCACTAGATTTAAAAAAGCATTTTGGAAACCTTTGAAAGAAAGGCGTCTTTCCACAAAATATCTTTTGAATTCTTTCCTTCCCCTTGTCCCTTATATACCATCAAGTTCCTTTAAACTTGGCGAGTCATAGACAAACTAATCTCAATTCCATAATACTCTCAGACACAATAATCCTCAATGTCAGTATttattccactatctttaagaatgtAACGCCAATTGAGATAGAATAGCAGAGTGCAGACTGTTCAGTCAGTGAGGGCTCTTTAATTATTCTGTCTTAATTGACAAGAAAAACCCATGAGAAATATTCGCAAGGCATTATCtcacttagaaactgtaattcagctTTGCAATAAATTGTTCCTCAACAAATAGGGATTTTGTTTGTGTCTATGTAACTTGTTGTAGAttggaatcagtctgaaggaaggtatCTTTCTCCCCATTTCATCATTATCATTTGAGTGGAATGCTGTTGTTGGGAGGGCTAGTCCAGTGAGGATGATATTCCCCTCTCATGCATGTAAAAGTTGTACATCTCTATCCTTTATGTCCACCTGGGACTGAGAAACCTTCTGTGTTATGACAGTGATAAATCTGAAAGTTTACTCAGTTATTTTTCCGAGGATTCACTCTGGCCTTTCCATGCCCGTCTGGCAAATGTTCCTGTAGATATCTTTAAGGTGCAGATTCATGTTTGTCCCTGTGAACAGTTTCTGAACTTCCAGCTCAAGGTTTATGCCTCAATAACAGCTCGTCCACCAGGACCCCGTGGAGTGGCCAGAAGTATTATTGGTGGAAGATTAAACCCCAATCTGCACCATCAGCAATGGTGCCCCACTAGACAGTACATCTGACATCCACAAAAAATCTTCCAAACACTCCATCTTCATTTCAGCACCTGTtataagatcagtctgaagaagggtcccaaccccgaaccatcaccgatccatgttccccagggatgctgcctgacctgttgagttactccagcactttgtgtccttttccgtTTCAAGATTAGTGGTAGTGTCGCCAATCACTCCCCATCGCTATCCCTGCTAATATCCTAACAAACATCCCCTCTACACTTTCCACAATGTCTcggctgaggtcccagcactcaTTTACAAATTTCTAAAGTGATGTTTTTTTCTGTATTTATAAACccaagtagacaataggtgcaggagtaggccattcagcccttcgagtcagaaccaccattcaatgtgatcatggctgatcatccacaatcagtgccctgttcctgccttctccctacatcctttgactccgctaactttaagagctctatttaactctctcttgaaattagccATCTTATCTACCTTTCCCCTCCCACTGGGATTTCCCTGATCACCATCATTCTCATTTATGCTGTTCACAGTGGGTCATCATGTTGAGGGTCCTGATGGctgctatcatagaaacatagaaaataggtgcagaagtaggccattcggcccttcaagccagcaccgccatttgatatgatcatggctgatcattcaactcagtatcccatccctgccttctctctataccccctgatccctttagccacaagggccacatctaactccctcttaaatttagccaatgaactggcctcaactaccttctgtggcagagaattccacagattcagcactcaGTGTGTAAACAATGATTTTCTCATCATCTTCAGATCTCTGCACCACTGAGCCATGTGAGGTTGGACCAGAGCATCTTTGCTTCATGGAGAAAACTCCCCATCTCAATTGTGTCAGCAAACACTGAGATGTGTTTGTCTTTATCCACATAACGATAGCTCTTTGATTTCTCCACTCCTCTAACCCACACCTTTGAGCTGATGGCGAAAGCTCTGCTTTTGACTTCTGCTTGAGGGTGATGTTTCTGAACGAGTTCCCCACTATTGCAAGGCTCCTCCACAATCACCTGCTAGCCTCTGGTCCAGTTAatctgcctgtgggctccttgccTTCTCAGTTGTATACTGACACCcatcctctcctctactctcccagCAGCTCCTGCCATGGGACATTAGCAGTCAACCTCAGAGATCCAACAATTTCTTAACCCTCTCACCCTCACACTAACATCAACAACCAAAATCAAACTCTTGTAGACAGATGACGGTGCTGTGGTGAAACTCTCAAAGAAGGACCTACAACCTTTAACTACCAACATGAAGCTTACAATAGTCTGGAGCTAACAATACAACAAACATTCTCCACAAGTCTCCATAAATATTCTTCATCAGTCCTTTGCTGGCACTAATCAGTCATCAGTCCCATCAAAGAACATCTGCACGGACAGTTTCGAATTGGAAACTGTAGATCATTTTGCATGGCTTGGCAGTCTTTCCCCCAAAGGGCATACAACACCAACATTTCTTCTTGCAGAATGTCTCTTTGAGCATTTAATAACCACAACATCAGACATATAGCAGACTGTTAGTttacaaataaaacaaataattctgaaaatacccagcgggtgaggcaacactgGCTGAGATGTGGAGAGTTCTCTGtgcagcagcacagtggtgcagttagtGGAGCCGATGCCTCACAACTCCAAGGACCCAGGTCCATTCCAAACCCCGGGTGCTGAAATATTGCATCAAACACAGGGAAAAGCGAGCTGGCGCCCTCACGTATAgtttgagtgtaatcatgtatggatGATTTATCTGGATAGAACACCAAGTTTTCCATGATATATTTGTGtactgtatgtgacaataatttaCAATGCCAAGCTGTTTGAATAGGACAGGGCTGAGACCATCCCTGGATTATTACCCAAACTGTTTGAATGGGGGGCAGATAGAGAGGTGAAGGAATGTAGAGGGAAATATCTGTCAGGAAGGAACTTCATCGAGAGGATAGATCCCTCTCGgaaagggttcccaacctgggggggTAAATTTACTGAATCACAACTCCAAGGACCCAGGTCCACAGGGAAATATTACGAGCGAGCTGGCGCCCTCACGTATAgtttgagtgtaatcatgtatggatGATTTATCTGGATAGAACACCAAGTTTTCCATGATATATTTGTGtactgtatgtgacaataatttaCAATGCCAAGCTGTTTGAATAGGACTGCGGCTGAGACCATCCCTGGATTATTACCTGAACTGTTTGAATGGGGGCAGATAGAGAGGTGAAGGAATGTAGAGGGAAATATCTGTCAGGAAGGAACTTCATCGAGAGGATAGATCCCTCTcgggcaagggttcccaacctggggtaaatttacccccagggtgtaaatttcacctacccagggggtacatttgttgattctggatttgtacaattTTTTcttattgactgactgtgtttagtTCTGGTGTACCGGTATCtactcatcattagttgttcataaataagtgaaataacattgttatcgatatcattaaaagtctcatcttgaccacttcctgtctgcgctgtatattaattttagaaaaaaacgctactctGTATCACTGtgctttttggccaccttactcacgtcctcctccactgagccaGCCTCGAGGgcgtttcccatcgatgaaaattaaaaaaaagttatgagatcTGATCTATCAGCAATTCTTTCAGATCCTTGCCCCAGAGCATGGATTCCCCAACCCTTGTCGTCCCAGTTACTCCTGGCAACTTTGATagcacactagactaagtgggaccagttgggtccgagcttcacacgggagggctggtcccccaacgaaatattccacctctcccaccaattccaatgtacGTGCGCGagcgtgcgcgcacacacacacacgcatttacacacgcacacatacactcacgcgCGCACACTATatatacatacacccaccacccccccacacttgAAATTGATATGTTCTGATGCATTTCAAATAATTATTCATCATCACATTCATGTGTGGAGTATGAGAAAcagaatgaataataataataataaattttatttatgggcgcctttcaagagtctcaaggacaccttacaaaaatttagcaagtagaggaaa is drawn from Leucoraja erinacea ecotype New England chromosome 21, Leri_hhj_1, whole genome shotgun sequence and contains these coding sequences:
- the LOC129707199 gene encoding uncharacterized protein C20orf85-like, with amino-acid sequence MAASKTATDMKLYNFVAADTMWANSIRLETEAAKKWVNKWGFLVTQRDQIKAEQEKLRNKCRLLTPEHLKVRPASPISKYIKVGPSPAVPQTTQGLIGWRSAVPGLELERYGSPRRGKWSFLHQMKWPEDSIE